The following nucleotide sequence is from Deltaproteobacteria bacterium.
CCCGAGCTCGGCCAGGACACCGAGATGATCCTCTTCGAGATGCTCGGCTACGATTGGGACGAGATCGGCGCGCTGAAGGCGAAGGGGGCCATCCCGTGACCGCGCCGCTCGACGGCGTGCGGGTCCTCGACCTCGCGACCATGCTCGCGGGGCCGTACGCCGCTACGCTCCTCGGCGACCTCGGCGCCGACGTCGTGAAGGTCGAGTCGCACTACGGTGACGACAGCCGCCACCTCGGCCCCGAGCGCGCCGGGCAGCGCTCGCCGTTCCTCAGCCTCAATCGCAACAAGCGGAGCCTCGTCCTGGATCTCCGGCAGGCGGAGGCGCGCCCGGTGTTCGCGCGGCTCGCGGCGACGAGCGACGTCGTGATCACGAACGTGCGGGAGCCGGCGCTCTCCAAGCTCGGGCTCGCCTACGAGCAGGTGCGGGCGCATCGCCCGGACGTGATCTGGGTCGGCGTCACGGCCTTCGGGCCCGACGGACCCTACGCCGGCCGCCCCGGCATCGACTTCCTGGCCCAGGGCTACGCCGGCCTCCTGTCGCTCAACGGCGACCCCAAGGGCGAGCCGGTGCGCGTGACGGTGCCGCTCGTCGACGTGATGACCTCGGAGCTGGTGGTGACGGGGGTGTTGGCGGCGCTCCTGGTGCGGGCGCGGACCAGCGCGGGCCAGCGCATCGACGTGTCGCTCCTCGACGCGCTCGTGCACGCGCAGGCGAGCGGGCTCGGGGCGTGGTTCTTGAAGGAGGAGATCACGCCGCGGACGGGGAACCGCAGCCAGTACTTCGCGCCGTCGGGCGTCTATCCCTGTCGGGACGGCAAGGGCATCGTCATCACGTGCCCGTCCGACAAGTTCTTCACCCACCTCTGCCGGGCCCTCGAGGTCGACTGGGTCGGCGACCCGCGTTTCGCGAAGATCGCGG
It contains:
- a CDS encoding CoA transferase — its product is MTAPLDGVRVLDLATMLAGPYAATLLGDLGADVVKVESHYGDDSRHLGPERAGQRSPFLSLNRNKRSLVLDLRQAEARPVFARLAATSDVVITNVREPALSKLGLAYEQVRAHRPDVIWVGVTAFGPDGPYAGRPGIDFLAQGYAGLLSLNGDPKGEPVRVTVPLVDVMTSELVVTGVLAALLVRARTSAGQRIDVSLLDALVHAQASGLGAWFLKEEITPRTGNRSQYFAPSGVYPCRDGKGIVITCPSDKFFTHLCRALEVDWVGDPRFAKIAARLEHQDALDALLAARCRDFARDDLLLRLIAADVLAAPIHDIPEVAGDPQVRHNDMIVATEHATLGRLEVTGVPVKLRGTPGSVRLAPPVHGQHTVALLAELGFGADEVAALRRARTIGVAE